In Nitrospirota bacterium, the DNA window GAGAACCCGCGCTGTCAGGGTTTGCAGACCTTGCCATGGAGAGAGCCCCTCTTTTATGGGTTTTGTTATTAAACTCGGCCTTAACAGAATAACCAGGGCCTCCCATGCCATGAGTTGACCTGTCCGGGCTCTTTGAGTTCGGGTCCCCACCTTGTATCATAAACCCCGGAATTACCCGGTGAAAGGTTGTACCGTCATAAAACCCCTTTTTTGCAAGTTCTATAAAATTGTTCACATGGTTTGGTGCCACATCAGGAAAGAACCTGAGCTCAATATTTCCGAATTTTGTTTCAATAACCGCCTTCGTTTCAGCCATCTTCTTAATCTCCTCTTTAGTGAATTTTCTGTGTCTCGGCTCAGCATAAGCAGTGGCAAACAACATCAACACCAGCGCCAGCACAAAACCGGTTTTAAAAAAGCTCATATGACCTCCTGTTATGAAGAAACTTGTTTAGAGTCTGTTCTGTCATTCCACCAATCCTTAAGCCGGAATCTCTCTTTTTAATGCTTTTTAATTCTATTTAGTATATCCCTGTCTTATATCGAGCGTCAAGCATTCCGGGCAGATTTTAATGTCTCACAGTCTCTGCTGCGCGTTTTCCTCATATACCCCCTATATTTAAGAACCACCCAACAATGCCCCACCGTCCCTGCAGCCGGAAGTTTTCATTTCAGTACGGCACAGAATGCTACTTATAGTCTGTAGACTCATAAA includes these proteins:
- a CDS encoding peptidylprolyl isomerase; translated protein: MAETKAVIETKFGNIELRFFPDVAPNHVNNFIELAKKGFYDGTTFHRVIPGFMIQGGDPNSKSPDRSTHGMGGPGYSVKAEFNNKTHKRGALSMARSANPDSAGSQFFICVADSPFLDGKYTVFGEVVSGMDVVDKIVSQPKDARDNPVERIEMKVKIIEK